DNA from Streptomyces luteogriseus:
GGTCTGGGCCCATGTGGAGCCGGGCACCCAGGAGGCGCTGATCGCCTACCTGGAGTCGATGAAGTTCTTCTACAAGGTCGAGGTCGCCGACCGCACGGCCGACATCGCCGTCGTGCACCTCCCGGCCGGCTCCATCGCCGAGGTCCCCGAGGGCGTCGTCGTACGGGAGACGCCGCACGGCCGGGACCTGTTCCTGCCGCGCGCCGACCTGGAGGCCTACGCGGCGCAGGCCGGGCCGCCCGCCGGGATCCTCGCCCACGAGGCGCTGCGTGTGGAGCAGCACCGGCCCCGGCTCGGTTTCGAGACCGACCACCGCACCATCCCGCACGAGCTGGGCTGGATCGGCTCGGCGGTGCATCTGCAGAAGGGCTGCTACCGGGGGCAGGAGACGGTCGCCCGGGTGCAGAACCTGGGCAAGCCGCCGCGTCGGCTGGTCTTCCTGCACCTGGACGGCAGCGAGGTCCACCTGCCCGTGGCCGGGACGGAGCTCCGGCTCGCCGACGACGGCCCCGACGGCCGCAAGGTCGGCTTCATCACGACGTCCGCCCGCCACCACGAGCTGGGCCCGGTCGCCCTCGCCCTGGTGAAGCGGAACGTGGCGGTGGACGCCCCGCTGGTGGCCGGTGACACGGCGGCGGCCCAGGAAGTCGTCGTGGAGCCGTAGACCCTCCGTGTCGATCTTCGGCCCTGAGGCTTGTAGATCTTTCGGGTCAGATTTCGATCTGCACGGTGAACGGGCCGTCGTTCGTCAGTGATACACGCATCGCCGCCCCGAAACGGCCCGTGGCCACCGTCGCGCCCAGCGCGCGCAGCTGGGCGACCACCTCGTCGACCAGCGGCTCGGCGACGTCGCCGGGGGCGGCCGCGTTCCACGTGGGGCGGCGGCCCTTGCGGGCGTCGCCGTAGAGGGTGAACTGGCTGATCACCAGGAGCGGGGCGTCGATGTCGCTGCACGACTTCTCGTCGTGCAGCATGCGGATCGACCAGAGCTTGCGGGCCAGCTGGGCCGCCTTCTCCTTGGTGTCCTCGTGGGTGACGCCGACGAGGACGCACAGCCCCTCGCCCTCGATCGCCCCCACGGTCTCGCCGTCCACGACGACGCTCGCGCCGTCCACCCTCTGCACCACTGCTCGCATACGTCCATCATGCAGGGCGGTGACATCGGCGCCGCGCGTGGTCGGCGGATGCACCGAAAGGGTGGTTTGCGCGGACGCCAACAGCCCCTGCACGGACGTATTTTGCTGCTATACCGCCCATCTGGGGTCTATCGGGGGCACTCGTTCCCATAGCGGCCACTTGGGGTGGCACGATGCTTGCACACACCGGTCGAGGGGACGGTTGAGGCACATGAGCACATCAAGCACCGGACAGCAGCAGGCGGCTGTCTGGTCGACGTACACGGGGAGGGGCGCGTCGGAGTATCACCGGCCGCCCACACAGCGCACGGACAGCCCGCGGCTGCCCTCGGACACCTCCGGACCAGAGGTGCCCGCGCTGAGCCTGCCCGACCTGCGCACGCTGCGCCGCGAGGCCCAGCGCGACGAGGCCGACCTCAGCTATCTGCGGCGGCTGCTCCAGGGGCGGATCGACATCCTGCGCGCGGAGATGGCCCGACGCGCTCCGGCGGACGAGGCCTCCGTCGCGGTGTCCGAGGAGACCTCGGTGGTGGAGCGGCTGGCGGAGATCCTGCGGGACTCCCCGGCCCGGCACCGCTCCTCCGCCCGCCACGTCACCCTGGGCACCCCGCAGGGCGAGGAGTACCGGCGGCTGGCCGCCGAGATGCTCGCCGAGGTGGCGCTGTCCGACCTGGACGCGCGCACGGACCTGGAGCTGACCGCGGCGATGGGACGGCTCGAGCGCCACGAGCAGCAGGTCTCCCGGCGCCGCCGGCGGCTCCAGCGCACGGCCGACGAGTGCAGCGCGGAGATCGCGCGCCGCTACCGCGAGGGGGAGGCGCAGGTCGACGACCTGCTGGTGTGAGCCGTCCCGGGCCGGGACCCGCTGCGGGGAGGGCCGGCGGTCGGATATTGACGCGACACCGACCGGCCCTCCGCCTAGCGTGAGTTCATGACCCCCGAGTCCCGTGCCGACGACATCGACGTACGCCCGATCGCCGAGTCCGAGTTCGCCGACTGGCTGCGTGCCGTGAACACCGGCTTCCTGCGGGCGGCCCCTCTGACCGACGAGGAGGTCGAGGGCCGGCGCGAGCGGTTCGTGGAGGGCCGCAACCTCGGAGCCTTCGACCGCGGCAGGTGTGTGGCGACCTTCCGGTCCTTCGACCAGGAGCTCACGGCCGTGGGCGGCGCGAGTGTCCCGGCCGACGCGATCTCGGGCGTCACCGTCACCGCCACCCACCGCCGTCGCGGGCTGCTCAGCCGCATGATGGCGCGGGACCTGACGGCCGCGGAGCGCGGGGACGTCGTCGCGACGCTGATCGCCGCCGAGTACCCGATCTACGGCCGCTACGGCTTCGGGCCGGCGACCTGGATGGCGGAGTGGACGGTCGACGTGCCGCGCGCCGGCCTCGACGCCCGCTGGGCGGGCCCCGCGGAGGGCGGGCGGATCGACCTGGTCGAGGGCGAGGACGTCCGCAAGCTCGGCCCCGAGCTGCACGAGCGGCTGCGCCGCCGCCAGCCCGGCGCCATCGACCGCGACGACATGTGGTGGAAGCTGAACACCGGAGCCCTGGGGTGGGACACGTCGTGGAAGCCGCCCTTCTACGCCGTGTACCGCTCGGCGTCCGGCGAGGTCGAGGGCATGGCCGTGTACGAGGTGGACGACAACTGGGGTGACGCCAAGCAGCCGTTGAACACGGCGACCGTGCGGTGGCTCATCGGCGTGACACCGGCCGCGGAACGCGCGCTGTGGGAGTACGTCTGCTCCGTCGACTGGGTGGTGAAGGTGAAGAGCGGCTGGCGGGCGCCCGACGACCTGCTCCCGCACTTCCTGCCCGACCCGCGGGCGGCGAGGATCACCTCGCTGGCGGACTGGCTGTGGGTGCGCATCCTGGACGTCGAACGGGCGCTGGAGGCGCGGACGTACGAGGGCACGGGGACGCTGGTGCTGGAGGTCGCCGGTGTGGACGGGCTGACCGGCGGGCGCTACCGGCTGGAGGCCTCGCCCGAGGGGGCGTCCTGTACGCCGACCACCGAGAGCGCGGAACTCGAAGTCGGTCTGGGCGAGTTGGGGGCGCTGTGGCTCGGGGACGAGTCGGCGGTGCGGCTGGCGGCGCTGGGGCGGGTGCGCGAGGAACGAGCGGGCGCCGCCCGGAAGGCCGACGCCCTGCTGCGTACGTCCAGGCGGCCTTGGTGCCCGGACATGTTCTGAGCCGCTCCCTCCTGCCGGTGGTGTGCTGGAACCCGCATCCGTAGCGAGCTGTTCTGTTGTGGTTGTCGTGCGGCCGTGTCGGCCGGGCGGGACTCCCGGCTCCCCTCCGGAAGGGAGTCCCTTGGCGGGCGGCCAACCTCCTGAAGGTCTGACCATGTGCCCGAAGTTGGCGACCAACTTCACTGTACTTATCTCCGCTTGGAAGCGGCTCATAACCACCTTTCCCTGAACTGCCCAAAGTTGGCGGGAAGTTGTACTGTGCAGATGTGGACCCGGAACACGACTCCGTCAATGGGCGGAAGAGGTCGCAACGGCCACAGAGGACACATCACGAGGTGGCCGACGAGCTGCGCGCCCGGATCAGGTCAGGGGCGCTGCGGCCGGGTGCGCGTATGCCCACCCAGGCCCAGCTGGCCCACGAGTTCGGTGTCGAGCGCGGGGCGGTGCGGCAGGCGCTGCGCATCCTGCAGTCCGAGCGGCTGCTCACCAATGTGTCCAAGGGCAGTCCGGCGACCGTCGCCCCCGACCCCGTCGGGGCCCTGACCGGCCCGGAGGCGCCTCCGCTGCCGACGACGGTGGCCCTCGCTCCCCGGATCGCGGCGGCGTTCGGCGCGGAGCACGTCGAGATCGACGCCGTGTGCCTGACGTCCATCTCGCTCACGCTCGCCATCGGTGAGCCGCTGCGGCAGATCCACGCCGGACGGCTGAAACCGGCCAAGGTCGACGTCCGGGTGCTGCTGCCGAGCCGGGACATCGACCTGGCCTTCCCGGTACCGGTCGAGGGGGGCGGCGACGACTGGGTGCACGAGCGGTGGCTGGCGATGCGCAACGCCCAGGGGCAGGTCCTCCAGCACAACCTGCTGGCCCTGCGCGCCACCCACGGCATCGACGTGCGCGTCACGTTCCGGGCGCTGCCCTTCACCCCGCCGGTGAAGCTGTACCTGCTCAACGGCGCGGAGGCGCTGTTCGCGTACTACACGCTGACGCGCCGGGAGGCCGAGGCCGAGCACGAACAGCCGGCGCTGTACGACGCCCTGGGCACCCAGTCCGTGCTGTTCTCCTTCGAGCAGGGCGCCGGGCTGCGCGACACGACGTTCGTGGAGCAGTCGCACCTGTGGTTCAACGCACTGTGGGAGACGATCAGTTCGGAGCTGGTGCTCACGGACTGACGTCTCCCACGGGTCGTTCCGGGGCGGTGCGGTGACTCATCGGGCGGGCCCCGTCATCAGCAGCGCGAGCACCACGGCCCCCGCGGAGCTGACGGCCGGGCTCTTGGCCTTGACGCCTACGGTGAGAAGGATCAGGCCGACGAGGCCGGCCGGACCGTACTTCCACTGGACGAGCTGTTCGAAGGCGACGACGAAGGCGGCGGAGAGGAGAGCGAGGGCGGGCATCGGTGTTCCCCCTTCGGACGTACGGAAGCAAAACTTCCGCCAACTCCGAGAAGTTGGCAACCAACTCTGATTAAGTTGTCCCCACTTGGCCCCTACTCATAAACAACTTCCAAACAACTCCCGCCAGATGGATCAGAGTTGTAGCGTTTGGTCGTGACCCAGGAGAACGTGGCGGAGAACGTGGCAGTGAACGGCAGCAGAAGGCCCTCGCCCCAGGAGATCGCCGACATCCTGCGGGAACGCATCCGCGCCGGTGAGCTCAAGCCGGGGGACCGCCTGCCCACCCAGGCCGAACTCGCGGAGGAGTTCGGCGTCGAGCGCGGCACCGTCCGCCAGGCCCTGCGCGTCCTCCAGGAGGACGGCCTCCTCACCAACGTCAGCAAGGGCAGCCCACCGCGGATCGCGGCCCCGGAGCCGGTCCGGGGCGAACCCCAGCCGACCATGGTGGGCCTGGCCCCACGACTGACCGAGGCCTTCTCGGCCCGGCATGTCCGCGCCGACGTCCTCTGCCACACCGCGGAGACGCTGATGGTCGCCATCGGCGAGCCGCTGCGCCAGATCCACGAGGGCCGCATCCACCCCGAGTCGATCGACGTCCGCATCCTGGTCCCCTCCCGGGACATCGAGCTGGCCTTCCCGGTCCCGGTCGAGGCCCACGGCGACGACAACCCGGTCCACCAGCGCTGGCTGGCCATGCGCAACGCCCAGGGGCAGGTCCTCCAGCACAACCTCAAGGCGCTGCGCTCGACGCACGGCATCGACGTGCGCGTCACGTTCCGCGCGCTGCCGTTCACCCCGCCGGTGAAGCTGTACCTCCTCAACGAGGAGGAGGCCCTGATCGGCTACTACATGCTGACCAGGCGCGCGGAGGAGTGGGGCAGCCAGACCCTCGACATGTACGACGTCCTCGGCTCCCAGTCCCTCCTCTTCTCCTTCGTGAAGCGGACGGGCCGCCGGGACGCGGCGTTCGTGAAGGAATCCCAGAAGTGGTTCAACGCCCTCTGGGAAACCATCACGACGGACCTGACACTCTCCTAGTGACTCCTGATACGAAGCAGACTGGTGCGGCGCACATCGCGGCCGAGAACGATCCGAACCGACTCCGCCATCTGATCAGACGTGCCCGTGTCGTGCTGTGGGACTTCGACGGGCCCATCTGCCGCCTGTTCGCAGGGCACTCGGCGGAGCGGGTGTCGGGCGACCTGGTGTCCTGGCTGGAGGGCCGCGGTCTGCACGGACTGCTCACGGAGACCGAGCGCGAGTCCCTCGACCCCCAGGTGGTCCTGCGCGCCGTGGACCGCCGGCATCCCGGCAGCGACCTCGTCGCCGAGCTGGAGGAACGTCTCACCCAGGAGGAACTGCGGGCCGCGTCCTCGGCGATGCCGACCCCGTACGCCGATCCGCTGATCCGCACCTGGACGGCGGTGGGGTCCCGCCTCGCGATCACCACGAACAACGCGCCGCGGGTGGTGCGCACGTACCTCGCGGGACGCGGCCTCGCCGACTGCTTCGCCCCCCACATCTACGGCCGCACCCAGGAGCTCCACCACCTGAAACCCGACCCGCACTGCCTGAACCGGGCACTGCGGGCGATGGGCACCGCGCCGGGCGAGGCGTTGATGATCGGCGACGCCCCCACGGACCACAAGGCGGCCGAGCGGGCCGGAGTGCCCTTCCTGGGCTACGCGCGCAACGACAGGAAGGCGAAGCTCCTGCTGGAGTCCGGGGCGGAGACGGTCGTGGGGTCCCTGGAGACGCTGCTGCGACTGCTGCGCGGGTGAGCGAAGAACGGCCCCGCGCCGACGGGGGACCGTCGTCCGGGTGTGCGTCGGTCACCCCTGGGAGGGGACCCGTTCCCGGATGGCCGGGTTTTCCTCCGGCGACCGAGTGCGGTGGAGTAACGTGCGTCTCCCCCTACACCATCGGCACCACCGGAACAGGCTGAACCAGCGAATGACACCCCCCTTGGTCTCCGGTGCTCGAGAGCGAGCAGAGGAGATGAGCGGCGACCCGAATCTGGTCAAGGGGCCGCTCAAGGGGTATCACCACGAGACGTACGTCCTCGCACTGCCGGGCCGGACGGGAGCCGTCAAGGTACGGGAGCCGCGGGCCGAGATCCTGTGGTTCGACCGGAGGTGCTTCAGGTCGGAGGAGGAGCTGCTCAAGGCTCTCCAGGCGCACCTCAGCCGCGTCCCGCAGATCGTCGATGTCGGCGGCATGGCGCTGCAGGGCTTCATCGAGGGGCGGACGCTCGGCGGGCATCGCCGGCCGGGGCGGCGCGTCTCGGACGCCACGTTCGGTCAGATCGTCGACGTCTTCCGCGAGATGGTGCGGGTCACGCCGGACATGCTCAGCGTGGAGCGGCGCTGCGAGGACCGGGACCGCGCCGAGGACGGTGACAGCGACGGCTTCCTGGAGCGCCTGATCGTCTTCGTCGAGGAGCAGGTCTACGAGAAGAACCACGGGACCTTCGCAGGGCTCTTCCACGCGCTCGGCATCTCGGAGGAATCGTTCACCCTGCTCAGGAAGCACGTGCTGGGGCTTCAGGAGCGCCGCTTCTGCCTTCTGCACGCGGACCTGCACCGGGAGAACTTCGTCCTCGACCACCAACAGCGGCTCTGGGTCATCGACTGGGAGCTGGCG
Protein-coding regions in this window:
- the ygfZ gene encoding CAF17-like 4Fe-4S cluster assembly/insertion protein YgfZ, producing the protein MKSPLLTLPGAVPAEGVDEGVAAHYGDLFREQRALADGTGFVDLSHRGVVAVTGEDRLAWLHLLLTQHVSDLPAGRATEALILSANGHIEHALYLVDDGATVWAHVEPGTQEALIAYLESMKFFYKVEVADRTADIAVVHLPAGSIAEVPEGVVVRETPHGRDLFLPRADLEAYAAQAGPPAGILAHEALRVEQHRPRLGFETDHRTIPHELGWIGSAVHLQKGCYRGQETVARVQNLGKPPRRLVFLHLDGSEVHLPVAGTELRLADDGPDGRKVGFITTSARHHELGPVALALVKRNVAVDAPLVAGDTAAAQEVVVEP
- the dtd gene encoding D-aminoacyl-tRNA deacylase, with protein sequence MRAVVQRVDGASVVVDGETVGAIEGEGLCVLVGVTHEDTKEKAAQLARKLWSIRMLHDEKSCSDIDAPLLVISQFTLYGDARKGRRPTWNAAAPGDVAEPLVDEVVAQLRALGATVATGRFGAAMRVSLTNDGPFTVQIEI
- a CDS encoding RsiG family protein; its protein translation is MSTSSTGQQQAAVWSTYTGRGASEYHRPPTQRTDSPRLPSDTSGPEVPALSLPDLRTLRREAQRDEADLSYLRRLLQGRIDILRAEMARRAPADEASVAVSEETSVVERLAEILRDSPARHRSSARHVTLGTPQGEEYRRLAAEMLAEVALSDLDARTDLELTAAMGRLERHEQQVSRRRRRLQRTADECSAEIARRYREGEAQVDDLLV
- a CDS encoding GNAT family N-acetyltransferase; amino-acid sequence: MTPESRADDIDVRPIAESEFADWLRAVNTGFLRAAPLTDEEVEGRRERFVEGRNLGAFDRGRCVATFRSFDQELTAVGGASVPADAISGVTVTATHRRRGLLSRMMARDLTAAERGDVVATLIAAEYPIYGRYGFGPATWMAEWTVDVPRAGLDARWAGPAEGGRIDLVEGEDVRKLGPELHERLRRRQPGAIDRDDMWWKLNTGALGWDTSWKPPFYAVYRSASGEVEGMAVYEVDDNWGDAKQPLNTATVRWLIGVTPAAERALWEYVCSVDWVVKVKSGWRAPDDLLPHFLPDPRAARITSLADWLWVRILDVERALEARTYEGTGTLVLEVAGVDGLTGGRYRLEASPEGASCTPTTESAELEVGLGELGALWLGDESAVRLAALGRVREERAGAARKADALLRTSRRPWCPDMF
- a CDS encoding FadR/GntR family transcriptional regulator, which encodes MYCADVDPEHDSVNGRKRSQRPQRTHHEVADELRARIRSGALRPGARMPTQAQLAHEFGVERGAVRQALRILQSERLLTNVSKGSPATVAPDPVGALTGPEAPPLPTTVALAPRIAAAFGAEHVEIDAVCLTSISLTLAIGEPLRQIHAGRLKPAKVDVRVLLPSRDIDLAFPVPVEGGGDDWVHERWLAMRNAQGQVLQHNLLALRATHGIDVRVTFRALPFTPPVKLYLLNGAEALFAYYTLTRREAEAEHEQPALYDALGTQSVLFSFEQGAGLRDTTFVEQSHLWFNALWETISSELVLTD
- a CDS encoding GntR family transcriptional regulator produces the protein MVVTQENVAENVAVNGSRRPSPQEIADILRERIRAGELKPGDRLPTQAELAEEFGVERGTVRQALRVLQEDGLLTNVSKGSPPRIAAPEPVRGEPQPTMVGLAPRLTEAFSARHVRADVLCHTAETLMVAIGEPLRQIHEGRIHPESIDVRILVPSRDIELAFPVPVEAHGDDNPVHQRWLAMRNAQGQVLQHNLKALRSTHGIDVRVTFRALPFTPPVKLYLLNEEEALIGYYMLTRRAEEWGSQTLDMYDVLGSQSLLFSFVKRTGRRDAAFVKESQKWFNALWETITTDLTLS
- a CDS encoding HAD family hydrolase; this translates as MTPDTKQTGAAHIAAENDPNRLRHLIRRARVVLWDFDGPICRLFAGHSAERVSGDLVSWLEGRGLHGLLTETERESLDPQVVLRAVDRRHPGSDLVAELEERLTQEELRAASSAMPTPYADPLIRTWTAVGSRLAITTNNAPRVVRTYLAGRGLADCFAPHIYGRTQELHHLKPDPHCLNRALRAMGTAPGEALMIGDAPTDHKAAERAGVPFLGYARNDRKAKLLLESGAETVVGSLETLLRLLRG
- a CDS encoding aminoglycoside phosphotransferase family protein: MSGDPNLVKGPLKGYHHETYVLALPGRTGAVKVREPRAEILWFDRRCFRSEEELLKALQAHLSRVPQIVDVGGMALQGFIEGRTLGGHRRPGRRVSDATFGQIVDVFREMVRVTPDMLSVERRCEDRDRAEDGDSDGFLERLIVFVEEQVYEKNHGTFAGLFHALGISEESFTLLRKHVLGLQERRFCLLHADLHRENFVLDHQQRLWVIDWELAMLGDPLYDLATHLYLMRYPADQENRMVREWCRVVEGIRPGGSSGWERDLPMILDFKRAQSVFTDVIRVALSLREEWGFNWMAVPVAAGRLQKILAAAARPLGLAQVPSRPQIMAALVRWHGEREASRDERPMPTASDVY